The Hordeum vulgare subsp. vulgare chromosome 7H, MorexV3_pseudomolecules_assembly, whole genome shotgun sequence DNA window CCGCGCCCTTCGCCAGCGCCGTGACGTTCTCCAGCGAGAGGGACCGGCCGAGCGACATGCGCTCGTCGAGGATCTCTCGGCCGAGCCTCAGCCGCGCGCCCCCGCCGCGGTACAGCGAGACGGTGCGCCACCAGGACGCCACGGACGGCTCGGCGGCGCCGCGCGGGGCCGGCGCCGAGACCGAGCGCACGAAGTCGGCCACGATGGCGCGCTGCGCCGGCGCGAAGCGGCCGTAGTAGAGGACGTTGACCTTGACCGTGAGGTTCCCCGTGAGCAGCGCGCCGCCGTGGTCCCGGAGCACGATCGGGTCGGGCTTCACCAGGAACAGCATCCGCGGGCTGTACGCGGCGCACCCCGgcgcggcggcgacgaggagggagaggaggcagaGCAGTGGCAGCAACGGCGCCATCTTGCGGTCGCCCATGGCATGCAGGATCAGCGATCGAGCTGGTTCTTTCTGTGGGTCTGTGACTTGTGATGTGCTTGCTGACTTGTGTGTGCTTGATGAGTTTGTCGATCTATCAGGGTCTGCGGGGGGCTTAAATAGCTTCAGGCCGGAGCGTATGGGGCGTAAAGACGACGACGTGAATACGTGATGGGGCATTGGCGCGTCAAAGGAGTTGAAGAAACCCATGGCAGGCGCGTGAATTCGTCCGGTTCCGCGGTTTTGGGTTTGAGTTCGTAGTTCGGGGGCATGGACGAGGAGAATGTCTTTGCCACTTGGGTCCGAACGTGGCTGCAACAATTTTCATGGCTAGCTGTTCAATGCTACGATATTTTCTCGTGTTGTGTCATGACCTGGAATTCTTAGTTTAGTTGATTTACGAGCTTTCGAAGGTGGATTGAGATATACCATTGGTGCACAAGTGGTTTTGTTGTTACGAGTAAAAAAAGTGCGTACATGTGATGCACGTTTTTCTTAACACTACGACGCAATGCACGTTAATATTTGGAACAAATTTAGCTGCATGTTGATATTTGGTAGGATATGAATTGTGCGTTAAttttatgattagcatagaggttGATATTTAGTACTATGATACTATTTGCATGCTAAAATTGTTGACCACTCATCATTGAAGCAATCTAGACCGTTGGATTGTAATGGTTTTATGTCCGAGATTAATTGGACCCGCTTATTAGGTCTTTTATATTGACCAGTAAATACGTACCCGCAATGCATGGTAATGTTAGAGAGGAAATTAATTGCAGGTCGATATTACGTGATTAGTACATACATTGATATTTAATAAAATGTTAATTGCATATTGAACACGTTGATCACTCGCTTTTGAAACAATCTAAGTCATTGGATTTACATGGTTTGATAGCCGAGATTAATTAGATCTATTCCTTTGGATGATTTTACATTGGTATAGatatacatatagatatatactagcaaatatgcccgtgcgttACAACGGGAAAAAAACTATTAGAATATGCATGTGTGGTAGATATAAAAAAGTATGATTTCATAAACAAAAAATTTAATGCTCATCGTGACTTGATTTCTTTAGGCGTCACAACATAATATTTTGTGGCTGAGCAAACTGCATTTACGGACCCTGCCTGAGCTATACTGATGAATGATGTGCCTCGACTTAACTTAGGGTAGCGGTGCTTACCATACCCGGTATTCTGGTACGAGAATAAACATAATTGTGTATAAAACTAACCCATAAAAAATTGTGTCAATTTGGTTGGGCTCAGCGTTGTACAAAACACGAAAACCTTCTTTTGCCTAACGCGAGGGactaaaaaaaatcataaaacgaCCTCCAGAGATCTCGTAATAAAACCTGTATGTAAGCGACATTTAGTTTTGTTCATTATTTACGGATGTGTTTATTTTTtgcgaacattttctaaaaatagATGGAGATGTTTTTCAAATTCCTGAATATGCTTTGAATGCCGGATCATTTTTAAATTTTTGAACATTTCTTACTTCATGAAAAATTATTTGAAATTGTGATTTTTTTATAATGTGTGAGCAATTTCTGAACTCATGAACTTTTTATGATTTTCCGAATATTTTTCTGAATTCACAAATGGTTTatgattttcctatttttttaaacTCGCAACTTTTTGATATGCAAAGGTCTAAATAAAATCATAAAATGACCTTTACAGATCTCCTAATAAAACCTTTATGTAAGCGACAGTTCGTTTTGTTCATTATTTATGGATGTGTATTAATTTTTATGAATATTTTCTAAAATATGATGGACAAGCTATTCAAATTCATGAATATGTTTTGATTACTGGATAATTTTATACAAAAATCATGATCATTTAGTATTTCAttacaatttatttgaaatcgtgatttgttttataatatgtgagcaattttcgaactcatgaatattttatgacTTTTTGAATATATTTAAAAAGTTTTTGCTTTTTCCTACATTTTTTATACTCATAATTTTTTGatactttgttcttttgaaatatggaattaatttagagaagaaaaagaaatgaatATTTTCAAACTCATTAATATTTTATGACTTTTTGAATATATTTTTCGAATACACAAAAGTTTTTGCTTTTTCCTATAATTTTTTATACTCATAATTTTTTTatactttgttcttttgaaatctggaattaatttagagaagggaaaaaaagaaaaaaaagaaaaaaaaagaaaaacaggggCGCCCCGACCTGGGATCGAACCCTGGTCTTGAGTGTGGAGGTTTGAAGCGTTAGCCATCGCGCTACTTGTCGGTTCTTGTACTGCTAATGTATCAGACGATATAACAACAAAAACGGCGCTGACTTCTTAAAACTGAAAAACGAACCTTTTTTTCACTTAcgagtggcattggtgggtaattttagccaACTATGGGGGTAATTTaaatgacggacgaccagaaaccgtatttgctttattattagggagagattatctcagattatctcccctaataataaagcaccgacGATTTCTGTTGTCCGTCGTCGGTACTTTTGCACAAAAGTCCCCGCGTTTTATCATTATTGAACCCGTAGTCCTTAGTGGAAAAAATGTTTGGGTAGCTTCGCTTCGGCTCCTATTCTCCCCTGCCCCTCCTCGTCCTCCCCTCGCCGCGCGGATCCGTCGAccaccactcctcctcctcccctcgccgcgCGGATCCGTCGGCGGAGGTTCTCTGGCGCGCGGCGGTTCGGCTTCGACCGACACCATCAGAGGCAGCAGACAAACGCGATGGTGGGCTCGCCGTGGAGGTCTGGGGTGTTGTGGCGTCGTGGAGCAGCGTTCCGACGAGGCAGGGACAACCGTAGGTCGGGGATGGACGGTTCCCTCCGTTTCCCGGCCGAATCCGGAGGCAACTTGAGGTCCGTCGAGCTGGAGCTCGTGGGGCGCGGCCATGGCTCCATGGGGCAGCTCCTaaagaaaagagaaagagagatgggacggcgaggaggaggatagTGAGAGAGAGcaagggaaggagagggagagggcagcGGGGCACCGACCTGTtggaggtcgccggcggcggccggagctcctGGAGGCGGCGGGGTCGGCGAGGCGCTGGGCGGCAGGTGAGGCCATGGCTGAGATGTGGAATATCTATCTGATCTAGGAGGAGAGGTGAACACACACGTCCACTACCTGAGTCCCACGCACCGCTTTTTCTGGTCCAGTCTTTTCTTTCTATCGATCCCATACATGGAAATGGCCCCGAAGTTGACTGCGTGATGTGCTCTAGATTTCCTATTATATTCTTTCTGATGCGTATACAATATATGGTTCATTTTAAGCTGATATTTTTGCATGCACAAGTGAATTTTGTGCCTCCTAATGATTACACATGTCTCATGGATTTGTGGCTACTGGCCTACTGCTTGTCTGTCACATGGTTAGTTATGTGGAGATGGATTTCTGGATACAAGTGATTAAGCTTGTGATTTTATGATTCTTATCTCCGTTCTTTTCTTGATCTCGCTTTTGCACCATCAATTTTTATCTCATCTTCTCTTTAAATATGTTTTTTTTATCGTGCCTACTATTTTTCGTAGGTGTTGGACAGAAAGGTTATGCATGAACGGATCCATCAAAATACTACTATACCTCAACCCAAGATCATTACGTGTGGGAGGTGGGTGTTTCGGTCACACAAAGACAAAAATGAGCTTTAGTTGCACAGTTTAATGTTTAATTTTGAAGTTGGTTGTTCAAAATCCATACTAAAATGCGAAGAGTCTTGCCTATAAAATAATTGTATTTTGTGCATAAAAAATAAATATTATTCTTTCCGTTGCCAGGCACGGGCATTTATGCTAGTATTAATATAAGTATAGATATAGATGCATTCAAAGCTAGCTGGAAGAAGAAAAACGCACAAAACAAAATATCTTTATACAAAAGATATGAACCGGACCAACATAAGGTGTGTAGGGAGTTGGGGCATTCACGGCGTGCCGCCCCTTCTCTATTGCCTAGTGGGCATGTCAGTCCATATATGGCCATGCCGTTTAGCGGTGTTGACCTCAGGCTTCGAGATGGACATCACCGAGATGAGCCTCTACCGCAATGGTTGCGCCGCCAGCCGGGGGCCGTCCAGTTGGACACGATAGTACCTTGACCTCATGCTCGCCGTCTCCGGCTTCCCTGAGGTCATGCACGTTGAGCCGATGGATGGAAGCGCCACTTGCACAGACGTAATGGATTCCCGCTGGAGCAACCTCGATTGTGGAGTTGGGGTTTACTCCCTCATCGCCAGAGCCACCTGAAtgattaactcctcctcgtccttacaTGTAACAAGGTCCCAGTCGGCAGATCTGCAATTGTCAGACTCGAATCCGTTCTCCGCCATTCTGGAGAAGGACGAAGATATCTGAAGAGGAGCTTCAGCATAGAGCGGAGCGGACAAGAAGTGGAGTGAGGTGGTTAGGGTTTGGTCCAGGATGTGCATAGGGACGCATATTTGTGGGGTCGGGGTGGGACAGGGTGAGCTGGACCTGACGTGGCGGAAATGCACCGGCGTCTCCATATCCGCTCACATACAGGTTCTGTATTTTTttttgaaggggggggggggggtgtctaGCAACCCAGACGTATCAAATCGGTTTGAGGTGTTTGATTGGGTGATATTTTCATGACCGGGCTGCCTGCCCACACATATAGAGAGGGTTTGAGGTGTCCGGTTCCTCTTAGAAAACACATCTCTTCCCAATCCTAGATGTCATCGCTTAAGCCCCCATACCCCCCTTTCGATGGCCTCCTCAACAACAAGAGGAGTGGGACCCGTGCATCTCATTTTTTTTAGGTTTTTTGTATCCGAGTGGCCGCAACGAGGAGGCGACCACGATGGCATATTGGAATAATGTCTCTCTAGTCTTTCCCTACCTCGGTGACATCAAATCCGGTGTCGATGATAGACTTGTG harbors:
- the LOC123408795 gene encoding protein EXORDIUM-like 2, with the protein product MGFFNSFDAPMPHHVFTSSSLRPIRSGLKLFKPPADPDRSTNSSSTHKSASTSQVTDPQKEPARSLILHAMGDRKMAPLLPLLCLLSLLVAAAPGCAAYSPRMLFLVKPDPIVLRDHGGALLTGNLTVKVNVLYYGRFAPAQRAIVADFVRSVSAPAPRGAAEPSVASWWRTVSLYRGGGARLRLGREILDERMSLGRSLSLENVTALAKGAGHHRGAITAVLTAPDVLVAPFCMFRCGVHDHATAGAHGRARYAYLWAGNPGQQCPGQCAWPFHRPSYGPQVPPLVPPSGDVGMDGTVISLAALLAGTVTNPYGDGYYQGNDADGAGLEAATACAGIFGSGAYPGYPGRLLVDRATGASYNAVGLSGRKFLLPALWDPTTSQCRTLV